The Actinomycetota bacterium genome contains a region encoding:
- a CDS encoding lipocalin-like domain-containing protein, which yields MTDMDKATQDSIATALWMREFDPAAIPADVAAVLDSPKNSPAALGQRMRAFLRYLSDHPLSHTPDMTKTYERLLNFCDTLTPQQAYIWQTSLLGPPATVGYDQVPAVADLQFPRDHLPKVRSQVGWHFFVGSCWDADGNEYGAELMFFQTALFPPDFAAGLGLTDDENQIVELQLAISEKGGRHYQAEPVVLAGTSGLVRVEQEPFVYHLGRNEIRCHTTEGLFPVTIKGWGIDRGSEPGVELGLDITFTSGKETLLQGENGCMPSIDGTGSLYYSIPNLVLDPSCSTLTLDGRTVQLTSGTFWFDHQWGQLSGAGRSSVMRAAKYSTDPEPVGWDWFMAQLSGDRQVTVFSPHRNAMSAFYEQTGPTPPPTMTVPVKGTYMAADRSTSLVHGTLEIADWVRADHSPNPARYFITNTWYPNSWSFTLDETVPEDIREFLMTPIVDQAQSGFFANGAQYAEGAVVITAPDGTDIGRGFAESVSYADTRDTTFALGGLPHTPEHIESMSMRHTPKALALINAAYVLAHKKELQEIGEESAGMQFFVDTPAT from the coding sequence ATGACTGACATGGACAAAGCCACGCAGGACAGCATCGCGACCGCACTGTGGATGCGCGAGTTCGACCCAGCAGCGATCCCGGCCGACGTCGCGGCGGTGCTCGACAGCCCGAAGAACAGCCCGGCGGCTCTGGGGCAGCGGATGCGCGCCTTCCTGCGTTACCTGTCGGACCATCCTTTGTCGCACACCCCTGACATGACCAAGACGTACGAGCGACTGCTCAACTTCTGCGACACACTCACTCCGCAGCAGGCCTACATCTGGCAGACGTCCCTTCTGGGGCCTCCGGCCACAGTGGGGTACGACCAGGTGCCGGCGGTTGCCGATCTGCAGTTCCCGCGCGACCACCTGCCCAAGGTCCGCAGCCAGGTTGGCTGGCACTTCTTCGTCGGCAGTTGCTGGGACGCGGACGGCAACGAGTACGGCGCCGAACTCATGTTCTTCCAGACGGCCCTGTTCCCGCCAGACTTTGCGGCTGGCCTTGGACTTACCGATGACGAGAACCAGATCGTTGAGCTGCAGCTGGCCATCAGCGAGAAGGGCGGTCGCCACTACCAGGCCGAGCCGGTCGTGCTGGCCGGCACCAGTGGGCTGGTGCGGGTGGAGCAGGAGCCCTTCGTCTATCACTTGGGTCGCAACGAGATCCGGTGCCACACCACCGAGGGCTTGTTCCCGGTGACGATCAAGGGCTGGGGCATTGACCGGGGCAGCGAGCCGGGAGTCGAACTGGGACTGGACATCACCTTTACTTCTGGCAAGGAAACGCTTCTGCAGGGGGAGAACGGGTGCATGCCGTCGATCGACGGGACTGGATCGCTGTATTACTCCATTCCCAACCTGGTGCTTGACCCGTCGTGCAGCACGCTGACGCTGGACGGCCGGACGGTTCAGCTCACGAGCGGGACGTTCTGGTTCGACCACCAGTGGGGCCAACTGTCCGGCGCGGGCCGCAGCAGCGTCATGCGCGCGGCGAAGTATTCAACCGATCCCGAGCCGGTTGGGTGGGACTGGTTCATGGCTCAGCTCTCCGGCGATCGGCAGGTGACAGTCTTCTCACCACACCGCAACGCGATGAGCGCCTTCTACGAGCAGACCGGTCCCACGCCGCCGCCCACGATGACTGTTCCCGTCAAGGGGACGTACATGGCGGCCGACCGCTCAACCTCACTGGTGCACGGCACTCTTGAAATCGCCGACTGGGTACGAGCGGATCACTCGCCCAATCCGGCCCGCTACTTCATCACGAACACGTGGTACCCGAACTCGTGGTCCTTCACGCTGGACGAGACCGTGCCCGAGGACATCCGGGAGTTCCTCATGACCCCGATCGTGGACCAGGCGCAGTCCGGGTTCTTCGCCAACGGTGCCCAGTACGCAGAGGGGGCAGTGGTCATCACCGCACCCGACGGAACCGATATCGGCCGCGGCTTCGCGGAGTCGGTCTCCTACGCCGACACCCGCGATACGACGTTCGCCTTAGGCGGATTGCCGCACACGCCCGAGCACATCGAGTCGATGTCGATGCGGCACACGCCGAAGGCCCTTGCCCTGATCAATGCCGCCTATGTGCTGGCCCATAAGAAGGAGCTGCAAGAGATCGGGGAGGAGTCCGCGGGCATGCAGTTCTTCGTCGATACGCCAGCTACCTAG
- a CDS encoding PLDc N-terminal domain-containing protein, with amino-acid sequence MSDFNWAAWIPVFIVLIAFVVFCIVDITRHDVKYLPKWLWIVISLVSIPLGGIVYLLIGRDHSEKQ; translated from the coding sequence ATGAGCGACTTCAACTGGGCAGCTTGGATCCCGGTATTCATCGTGCTCATTGCATTTGTCGTCTTCTGCATTGTCGACATCACTCGCCATGACGTGAAGTACTTGCCCAAATGGCTGTGGATCGTGATCTCGCTGGTATCGATCCCTCTTGGAGGCATCGTCTACCTGCTCATTGGCCGGGATCACAGCGAAAAGCAATGA
- a CDS encoding sulfatase-like hydrolase/transferase, giving the protein MAEESDLSRRRLLQAAGVAGVAGLAVAAGSSASAAPAVPFVPRGRLRRRPNFLIVMMDEQRHPPFYESAELQAWRLANLPAQNFIRRNSLEFTHHHVMSVACQPSRSSIFTGQYPSLHGVAQTSGAAKTSIEQDMYWLDPTTVPTLGNWFRAGGYDTYWKGKWHVSDADLYQPGSYNPLPSYNNLGGRDPRLEEIYLESERLEKYGFTGFIGPEPHGSNPLNSGSSGPGGRGRDEVYAQLGVEQLRRLRGARNPWLLVTSFVNPHDISLWGAATVAADAAGQAGSFYLQQQLAGSNVPRNLFDPIYKTSSTEDLSKKPTAQGSFVAQYPQAFQPLPNDDPYHRFYYQLQKNVDAQIGKVLEAIASDRSQYRDTVIIYMSDHGEMLGAHGGMYQKWHSAYDEMIRVPFIFHNPELFAGHETSDMLTSHADLLPTLLGLAGLDEENLARKLRETHTQVRPLVGRDLSGVLLGQDDASSASSASSGAAGAVYFMTDDQPFKGLNNVSIQGTQYSPVMQPNCLETVITYLPTGAGGARERWKYTRYWDNPLFWTTPNVQDVQTIVSGKVNSSGAKTATTVVKSANPTAGQIAPPADQFEMYNLERDPAELLNLYGNADFSVTQALLSKLLGEQRTTKRLTPTQQPWADGTAQQFPYTPSGPSSVLTS; this is encoded by the coding sequence ATGGCTGAAGAGTCAGATCTGAGTCGGCGCCGGTTGCTACAAGCGGCAGGTGTTGCGGGCGTCGCCGGTCTGGCGGTGGCTGCTGGTTCTTCGGCTTCTGCTGCGCCTGCTGTTCCCTTTGTTCCGCGTGGTCGGCTGCGACGCCGTCCGAACTTTCTGATCGTGATGATGGACGAGCAGCGTCATCCGCCGTTCTATGAATCAGCAGAGTTGCAGGCTTGGCGCTTGGCGAACTTGCCGGCGCAGAACTTCATCCGGCGCAACAGCTTGGAATTCACGCATCATCACGTGATGTCCGTTGCGTGTCAGCCTTCGCGCTCGTCGATCTTCACCGGGCAGTACCCGTCGCTGCATGGCGTTGCCCAGACCTCTGGCGCTGCAAAGACGTCTATCGAGCAGGACATGTACTGGCTTGATCCGACAACGGTGCCGACTCTGGGCAACTGGTTTCGCGCAGGCGGATATGACACCTACTGGAAGGGCAAGTGGCACGTCTCGGATGCTGACCTGTACCAGCCGGGCAGCTACAACCCTTTACCGTCGTACAACAACCTGGGCGGTCGTGATCCGCGGCTGGAAGAGATCTATCTGGAGTCAGAGCGCCTTGAGAAGTATGGATTCACCGGCTTCATTGGGCCAGAGCCGCATGGCAGCAACCCACTGAACTCTGGTTCGTCTGGTCCAGGTGGCCGTGGGCGCGATGAGGTCTATGCGCAGCTGGGTGTCGAGCAGTTGCGTCGTTTGCGGGGTGCCCGCAATCCCTGGCTGCTGGTGACGTCCTTTGTGAACCCGCACGACATCTCGCTGTGGGGAGCAGCGACGGTTGCCGCTGATGCTGCCGGGCAGGCCGGTTCGTTCTATCTGCAGCAGCAGCTGGCGGGTTCGAATGTGCCACGCAATCTGTTTGATCCGATCTACAAGACGTCTTCAACTGAGGATCTCTCCAAGAAGCCAACGGCACAGGGCAGCTTTGTCGCGCAATACCCACAGGCCTTCCAGCCCTTGCCGAATGATGATCCCTATCACCGCTTCTACTACCAGCTGCAGAAGAACGTCGATGCTCAGATCGGAAAGGTGCTTGAAGCCATCGCTTCAGACCGGTCGCAGTACCGCGACACCGTGATCATCTACATGTCCGACCACGGCGAGATGCTCGGTGCTCATGGCGGGATGTATCAGAAGTGGCATTCGGCATATGACGAGATGATTCGCGTCCCCTTCATCTTCCACAACCCTGAACTGTTTGCTGGACATGAGACCAGCGACATGCTGACCTCACATGCTGACCTGCTGCCGACTCTGCTCGGTCTGGCCGGGCTGGATGAAGAGAACCTGGCGCGCAAACTGCGCGAGACACACACGCAGGTGCGTCCACTGGTTGGGCGCGACCTTTCGGGCGTGCTGCTGGGGCAAGATGATGCGTCTTCTGCTTCTTCCGCATCTTCTGGTGCTGCCGGGGCTGTCTACTTCATGACCGACGATCAGCCGTTCAAGGGCCTGAACAACGTCTCGATCCAGGGCACGCAGTACTCGCCTGTCATGCAGCCCAACTGCCTTGAGACGGTGATCACCTATCTGCCTACTGGTGCTGGTGGTGCTCGTGAGCGCTGGAAGTACACCCGCTACTGGGACAACCCGCTGTTCTGGACGACGCCGAATGTGCAGGACGTGCAGACAATTGTTTCCGGGAAGGTGAACTCCTCGGGAGCGAAGACGGCTACGACGGTAGTGAAGTCGGCTAATCCCACAGCTGGTCAGATCGCGCCACCGGCGGATCAGTTCGAGATGTACAACCTGGAGCGCGATCCGGCAGAACTTTTGAATTTGTACGGCAATGCTGACTTCTCGGTGACGCAGGCGCTGCTTTCCAAGTTGTTGGGGGAGCAGCGCACCACGAAGCGGTTGACCCCGACTCAGCAGCCGTGGGCTGACGGCACGGCGCAGCAGTTCCCCTATACGCCCAGCGGTCCGAGCTCTGTTCTGACTAGCTAA
- a CDS encoding ABC transporter ATP-binding protein has product MIRSHSLSKTYSSLTALDSVNLDVPDGCVFGLVGPNGAGKSTLLEVLAGLQVPTSGSFEIEVEKNERSLLPDTPHFEPWLTAREVVELSLQLSTGRGDDKRIDEVLEQTGISKSKDRQIGGFSRGMLQRLGLATAVVARPRLIMLDEPASALDPQGRREVLDLVAALRGDATVVFSSHILSDVQEVCDRVAVLNHGKVLFQGPLNELLVGKAIPSITVRLATPETRAIDLLRGQPWVRQVIEVQPGVLLIDTRSTAEAQDHLIPILARANCKVVSITPQEVTLEDAFLELTT; this is encoded by the coding sequence ATGATTCGCTCCCACAGCCTGAGCAAGACCTACAGCTCGCTCACCGCACTCGACAGCGTCAACCTCGACGTGCCAGATGGCTGCGTCTTTGGCCTGGTCGGCCCAAACGGCGCAGGCAAGAGCACCCTGCTCGAGGTGCTAGCCGGCTTGCAGGTGCCAACCAGCGGCTCCTTCGAGATCGAAGTGGAGAAGAACGAGCGATCACTGCTCCCTGACACGCCCCATTTCGAACCCTGGCTGACAGCCAGGGAGGTCGTCGAACTGTCACTCCAACTCTCCACAGGAAGAGGAGACGACAAGCGGATCGACGAAGTGCTCGAGCAAACCGGAATCAGTAAAAGCAAAGACCGTCAGATCGGTGGTTTCTCACGAGGCATGTTGCAGCGCCTGGGGCTTGCAACAGCAGTGGTGGCCAGACCAAGACTCATCATGCTCGACGAGCCGGCCTCAGCACTGGATCCGCAGGGGCGCAGAGAAGTACTCGACCTGGTCGCCGCATTAAGGGGCGATGCAACCGTCGTCTTCTCCAGCCACATCCTCTCCGACGTGCAGGAAGTCTGCGATCGAGTCGCAGTGCTCAACCACGGCAAGGTGCTGTTCCAAGGCCCGCTCAATGAACTGCTGGTAGGCAAGGCCATACCGAGCATCACTGTGCGCCTGGCAACGCCAGAAACAAGAGCAATTGATCTCCTAAGAGGACAGCCATGGGTGCGCCAAGTCATTGAAGTGCAGCCCGGCGTGCTCCTGATCGACACAAGAAGCACCGCCGAAGCGCAAGACCACCTCATCCCGATACTGGCCCGGGCTAATTGCAAAGTCGTATCGATCACCCCGCAGGAAGTCACCCTGGAGGATGCCTTCCTGGAGCTGACGACATGA
- a CDS encoding DUF2075 domain-containing protein, which yields MLATTGRRPSDSEQRSWRASLPVLASDLVDAGLSNIEVLVEYQLPLTSKRADVVLAGVHPRTGNPTYVVVELKQWSDAQNFEGDPKLVHVAAYGTRPVLHPLEQVAGYRQYMLDFLPALQNREYAIQGIAYLHNATQLGVDDLFALPQSSGLRLFTGDRRADLHDFLRSVLSTEVSGVQAADELMALAVAPSRQLLSVAADEVQSREQFVLLAEQKLAYELVLHEVEKARRGDHKCVVVVSGGPGSGKSVIALSLMGELARQGRSVLHATGSRSFTQTLRTVAGRGSTRVKAMFKYFNQFMEAEPNSLDVLILDEAHRLRETSVNRYTKAHLRQGRPQIDELIAAARVPVFLLDQNQVVRPGEMGSVREITEWAANLGLEVRMIQLDDQFRCGGSQAFIHWVHRLLGLEAGGPVAWVGDDHFTLESVASPEVMSQRLGHVRDQGFGARITAGYCWHWSDPRTDGSLVDDVVVGNWSRPWNVKGDRAVGGAPPSALWATDPAGFGQVGCVYTAQGFEYDWNGVILGPDLVWRTDRWVSVRSASKDPDYRSQKALSDEEFDQLIRNVYKVLLTRGMQGTLIHSVDAETQEFLRSLV from the coding sequence ATGCTCGCAACTACCGGACGACGGCCGTCAGACAGTGAACAACGGTCATGGCGGGCTTCTCTGCCGGTGCTGGCGAGTGACCTTGTTGATGCAGGCCTGTCGAATATCGAAGTTCTTGTCGAGTATCAGTTGCCACTCACCAGCAAGCGCGCAGACGTGGTGCTGGCAGGCGTTCATCCGAGGACAGGCAATCCAACGTATGTAGTGGTCGAATTGAAGCAATGGTCGGATGCCCAGAACTTCGAAGGCGATCCCAAGCTTGTGCATGTGGCTGCTTACGGCACGCGGCCGGTATTGCATCCACTCGAGCAAGTAGCGGGCTACCGCCAGTACATGCTTGATTTCCTCCCAGCGCTTCAAAATCGTGAGTACGCCATCCAAGGGATCGCGTACTTGCACAACGCGACGCAATTGGGCGTGGATGACCTCTTTGCGCTGCCGCAGAGCTCGGGCTTGCGACTATTCACAGGTGATCGTCGCGCCGACTTGCATGACTTCCTCCGCTCTGTGCTGTCCACGGAAGTGTCGGGAGTTCAGGCAGCTGACGAGTTGATGGCATTGGCGGTTGCCCCGAGTCGTCAGCTGTTGTCTGTCGCAGCCGACGAAGTGCAGAGTCGGGAGCAGTTCGTTCTGCTCGCCGAGCAGAAGCTGGCCTATGAATTGGTGCTCCACGAAGTGGAGAAGGCAAGGCGTGGGGACCACAAGTGCGTGGTGGTCGTCTCTGGTGGGCCTGGGAGCGGCAAAAGTGTCATTGCTTTGTCCTTGATGGGAGAACTGGCGCGCCAAGGTCGTTCTGTGCTGCACGCCACGGGATCTCGATCCTTCACACAGACTCTTCGTACAGTTGCGGGACGAGGTTCAACTCGCGTCAAAGCGATGTTCAAGTACTTCAATCAGTTCATGGAAGCTGAACCCAATTCACTGGATGTGCTGATTCTCGACGAGGCCCACCGCCTCCGTGAGACTTCTGTCAATCGCTATACGAAAGCGCACCTGAGACAGGGCAGACCGCAGATCGATGAGCTGATTGCTGCTGCCCGAGTGCCAGTCTTCCTGCTTGACCAGAATCAGGTTGTGCGGCCAGGTGAGATGGGATCGGTGCGGGAGATCACTGAGTGGGCCGCGAACCTCGGGCTCGAGGTTCGCATGATCCAACTTGACGATCAGTTCAGGTGTGGTGGCAGCCAAGCGTTCATACATTGGGTTCACCGACTGTTAGGGCTGGAGGCCGGTGGCCCCGTCGCCTGGGTAGGCGATGACCATTTCACTCTCGAGTCCGTAGCCTCACCTGAGGTCATGAGCCAGCGACTTGGCCATGTGAGAGATCAGGGCTTTGGCGCTCGCATTACTGCGGGCTACTGCTGGCATTGGAGTGATCCGCGAACCGATGGAAGCCTTGTTGACGACGTGGTTGTGGGCAACTGGTCGCGACCATGGAACGTCAAAGGAGACAGAGCCGTCGGAGGCGCCCCGCCCTCGGCCTTATGGGCTACCGATCCAGCCGGATTCGGGCAAGTTGGCTGCGTGTACACGGCCCAAGGCTTCGAGTATGACTGGAACGGAGTCATACTCGGACCAGATCTCGTTTGGCGCACAGATCGATGGGTTTCGGTGCGCTCGGCAAGCAAAGACCCCGACTATCGAAGTCAAAAAGCCCTGTCCGATGAGGAATTCGACCAACTCATCCGCAATGTGTACAAGGTTCTTCTGACAAGAGGAATGCAAGGAACACTCATTCACTCTGTCGACGCTGAAACGCAGGAGTTCTTGAGAAGCCTCGTCTAA
- a CDS encoding nucleotide pyrophosphohydrolase yields the protein MSDLHELTLLMRQFSEDRDWAQFHDPKSLILALVGEVGELAELFQWLPADTARAEASHGRMQERAGEEMADVLLYLIRLADILDVDLSASTRRKLAEAESRFDAGTFQGIAPIKD from the coding sequence GTGTCGGATCTCCACGAACTCACTTTGCTGATGCGTCAATTCTCCGAAGACAGGGACTGGGCGCAGTTCCATGATCCCAAGTCTTTGATTCTCGCACTTGTCGGCGAAGTGGGAGAACTAGCAGAACTCTTCCAGTGGCTGCCAGCAGATACAGCCCGCGCCGAAGCGTCACACGGTCGAATGCAAGAACGTGCGGGCGAAGAAATGGCTGATGTCCTGCTCTACCTCATCAGACTGGCAGACATCCTGGACGTCGATCTCAGTGCATCGACAAGACGCAAACTCGCGGAGGCTGAGAGTCGTTTTGACGCTGGCACTTTTCAGGGAATTGCGCCCATCAAGGACTGA
- a CDS encoding DUF6036 family nucleotidyltransferase: MFTTKEQILALLTELGARLDAQGLEVELYIVGGSAMLLGYDRTAVTRDIDALITPVGVIEDVAQQMAKERGDLPPHWLNDHVTPLLPRVADTRSWQMLAVPGLSVQVASPEHLLAMKARAGRGPRDLQDVAVLCEILGLTKVQQVWDICTRVWGEDLIQDDVKSATTEFLNTRGLS, translated from the coding sequence ATGTTCACCACCAAAGAGCAGATCCTTGCATTGCTGACCGAACTCGGTGCCCGACTGGACGCTCAAGGCCTTGAGGTCGAGCTCTACATCGTGGGTGGATCAGCCATGCTGCTGGGATACGACCGAACGGCAGTCACACGTGACATTGATGCCCTGATCACGCCTGTGGGTGTGATTGAAGACGTTGCTCAGCAGATGGCAAAGGAACGCGGCGATCTGCCGCCACACTGGCTCAACGACCACGTCACTCCACTGCTGCCTCGCGTTGCCGACACTCGCAGTTGGCAGATGTTGGCCGTTCCCGGTCTCAGTGTGCAGGTCGCATCACCCGAGCACCTGCTGGCCATGAAGGCCCGGGCTGGGCGCGGGCCTCGGGATCTGCAGGATGTGGCGGTGCTGTGCGAGATCCTGGGACTGACCAAAGTGCAGCAAGTGTGGGACATCTGCACCAGAGTCTGGGGCGAGGATCTCATCCAGGACGACGTGAAATCAGCCACCACAGAATTCCTCAATACTCGAGGCCTTAGCTAG
- a CDS encoding helix-turn-helix transcriptional regulator, whose product MSTLRRQRELLDMSQSQVAFLLGTRQSNISAYEAGTLQPGADVGSRIEALLRLTLATAHRNSWAGTLPSHSVALRTLLRNFRGSAHERDLLILRSVIAMNDAFCQLSESADQALFLAKPNSTGAHDVDALLAGMSVHWCQKTDAPRTPAWTREPHLYLDESWWVAAEQHTPILRAQAFAHGVPSLRARGIFMDRRALASV is encoded by the coding sequence GTGTCCACCCTTCGCAGGCAACGCGAGCTCCTCGACATGTCGCAAAGCCAGGTTGCATTCCTGCTCGGCACCCGGCAGTCAAACATCAGCGCGTATGAAGCCGGCACCTTGCAACCCGGAGCAGACGTCGGCTCGCGCATCGAAGCGCTGCTGCGCCTCACACTGGCCACCGCGCACCGCAACAGCTGGGCAGGAACTCTGCCCTCGCATTCTGTTGCCCTTCGAACGCTCTTGCGCAACTTCCGAGGTTCAGCACATGAACGCGACCTGCTCATCTTGCGAAGCGTGATCGCAATGAATGATGCGTTCTGCCAATTGTCTGAATCTGCCGACCAGGCACTCTTCTTGGCCAAGCCCAACTCCACCGGCGCTCACGATGTCGATGCCTTGCTGGCCGGGATGTCCGTGCATTGGTGTCAGAAGACAGATGCCCCGCGCACTCCGGCGTGGACTCGTGAACCACACCTCTATCTGGACGAATCGTGGTGGGTGGCCGCCGAGCAACACACGCCGATCCTGCGCGCGCAGGCATTCGCGCACGGCGTTCCAAGCCTTCGAGCTCGCGGAATATTCATGGATCGACGCGCTCTGGCTTCGGTCTGA